The window TGTGGGGAGCAGGGCCTGGAGGCCGGGAGCTGTGGGGAGCAGGGCCTGGAGGCCGGGAGCTGTGGGGAGCAGGGCCTGGAGGCCGGGAGCTGTGGGGAGCAGGGCCTGGAGGCCGGGAGCTGTGGGGAGCAGGGCCTGGAGGCCGGGAGCTGTGGGGAGCAGGGCCTGGAGGCCGGGAGCTGTGGGGAGCAGGGCCTGGAGGCCGGGAGCTGTGGGGAGCAGAACGGCAAGCGGCAGAGGGTGGTCGGGCTTGAGTCGCCTACTGTTAAAAGGCTGAAGGAGGAGGCGGGCGAGCAGCCCAGGAAGAGTCCGAAGAGGAAGGTGGTTCTGCTGGTGGCCTATTCGGGGAAAGGTTACCACGGCATGCAGGCAAGTGAGCCCGGCGTCGTTCTCTCCTCCCGACATCCTGCACCTGAACGTAGGTGGTACTGGCAGGCTCCGGTCAGCTGGTGAAGTCCGACATATAAGTTTCAACACGATGGGTTGGTAACCGAAGGAATCCCACGCTCAAGGCCTGGAGTTCTGTAATATGAGGTTCTGATTAATCTTTGCATTCTCTCGACCCTGTTCATTTTAACTATCCCATTGCTGCCACAGATCCTTTCCCTGGCTGCGTTTTCGTATTAAGCAGTTGAAATAGAATATGGAATTGTACAGCCCAGGAACCTGTCCCTGGGCCCACGTGCCTGAGCCCAAACCCAATTAAAACTGCCTACTTGCGATGCATACCCTCCCATTCCCTTTAAATGTCAACTCTGTTGACATTCTGAAGGAAAATTGTCGGTTTGAAACCAGGATGAGGCATCACTTCACGAGTACCCTAACCCTGTGATTGTTTCCAGTATTTTGCATCCAGGATAAACAAGTTACTGCTTCACCTCTTGCTTCCCCCGGCTGTTTTGGACACTAGCCCCTTCACGTTCGCTTCCCTATTCTCTCCAAATTCTGAGCAAGTGTTGCCTGATTGAGTCCATAAATTCATCCAATGTGTATGCTATAAACTCATTGCCTGGCCATGGCTGCTCATCTGACATCTGTCCCCTATTCCTGCTTGCTCCCTACACTCCTTGACCCCTTTAGCAAATaaggccacatccaactcccttttgaacctATTTAATGACCTTGGTTCACCAACTTGCTGTGGAAGGGAGTTTCTATCAGTCTTAAATGGGTTAAGTTTGATCCTttgtgaccccctcccccccacccttgttctggatttcctcaacatcaggaacattctcTAATTAACCAGTCTAATGTCCttttggagtgaaacatgaaagtctgtagatactGTGATTGTCATAAAGAGACAGATCTGCTTGAAGAACCTGcaaccataggagataaagaggtataactgatgtttcaactcaaggtatgaataaaaagcagacaggtacctgaataacaggctggggagaagaaaagaaaaggcaggggaggagcacagacaaaTGGAAATAACTGGAcatgggaggaaaggagagaatgaTTTGGGGGAATGggtgggtggctctgtgaatgcagtgcTGGAGGAAAGGGAAAGAGTGACAGAGGTTGAGGAAAAGGGGAAATAGGGATAGATGCGGGTGATGTCTgactgacagtgcatgagaccatagacttttcagcaaggaaatgggatggggaattgaaatgggtggacacTGGAAGAAccacgctattgcggcggacagagccgaggttctCAACAAAGCGATTTCACAATCTGTGTCTAGTCTATGATGGAGGGGAGACTacagcaggagcactggatgcagtagatgacccctgcagattcacaagtgaactgttgtttcacttgaaaggacagTTTAGGGTCCcgaatggtggagagggaggaggtgtaggctcaagtggagcatctcctgcggtcacagctGCCAAGGGgacaaatggtggggagggaggaatggacgaggcagtcatggagggagcattcctaagaaaggaggagaggggaatatgtgtctggtggttggATAACATagtgggtggtagatgaggacaaggggaatcctgtcctcatTGCTTGTGGAGGcggagagggccagggcagatgtacgagtaatgaaggatatgcaggtgagcgcTGAGTTGATGATAGTAGAGGGAATGCCATTTTTTTTAAGGTATCTCAGATGATTTCatatggaagacctcatcctgggaccaGATGTGATGGAGGCGTAGGAATTGTTAGAAAAAAATTGAATCcttacagggtgtgaagaggtataGTTAAGGTATCTGTGAGAAttgatgggtttgtagaaaacgttttgtctcctaagatggagacagagatcaaaAAAGGGAAAAGTGTTGATCAagatggaccaagtaaatttgaggttggggtcgaaattggcagcaaaatggataaagtcAATGAACTCATCATGCGTGCAGGAGGCAGCtccaatgtagcagaggaagagttgagaaatCTTGTAGTATGGATTGAGCTGAGGCCCATGTGGGTACCATTTGCATGGGCCCCTGTTGGAATTTTGTGTCCTTGTTAGatctcactcttctaaattccagtgtataaCTGGTCAATCCATTCTTTTTTCATGTGTAGGTCCTGCAATCCCAGGGTTCAGTCTTGTCAACCTTCACAGCTCCTGCCCAATGGTATGAATAGTCTTCCTCAGATTAGGCCAAACCTTCACACAATATTCAATGAGTGACCTGCAGTCAGACCATCCTGCTTCTATATTCAAAACTTCTTGCAATAAAGACCAAagtcatttgctttcttcaccacctgctGTACATCTATTCCAACCTTCACTGACTGATGCATTGTGACACCAGGTCTCATTGTGCCACCCTTTTCCTATTTGTCACCATTCAGAAAATCTTCCTGTTATTGCCACCTAAGTGAACACCTCATATTTATGCTGCATCTACTATGCATTTGCCTACTCACCTAAGTTGCCCAATTCACCCTGCATCCCCTTTGAATCTTCATCCCAGTTTTTAtctcgtctgcaaacttggagatatTACTTTACATCTAGATCATTAAAAGAGTtattcaaacattttaaaaatcagattctagtatctgcagtttattttttatttccagattagcaggtcaggcagcatctgtggagggaaaagcagttaatatttcaagtgATCTTTTGGAAGTGGGGAAGTTAGAAAAGctgcatgtttgaagttgaggGGTGGGTGATGGACAAGAGAGAAGCACAGATTACTGCTGGCCAGATGAATGCAGTGAAGACTGGGGGTAACTAATTGGTGATGAGCAGAGATGAGAGTGGCAGAAGTGTAACTGACAATCCCAGAGTGGCCACTGCCTCAAAACATGGCACTATAAGGAAATGCTTGAGTACCTGCAGCTTGGGAATTGCTGGGAGAGGTAAACTCCAGCATGGGTTGGAGCATGGGTTGCACCCATACATGACGAGGCAGGGAACTCCTTTCCACCATACTAACAGATGTACGTTTTTGGAATTTTCTTAAAACAGAGGAATGTTGGGTCAGCCCAGTTTAAGACCATTGAGGATGAGCTGGTTAAAGCTCTGGTGAAGGCTGGCTGTATTCCAGAGAACCACGGCAATGATATGAGGAAGATGGCCTTTCAGAGATGTGCAAGGACTGACAAGGTACTACAACCATTTTCTCTCCATTAAAAAGAGCTGAAGTCTTTGATCATGTGGGATATTGAAATAATTGATTTGAAAATGTTAACATTTTAATGGGCTGTTAGTATGATCAGCAACAATGCTTTGGTCAATGTTCTTGTACTTTTGTGTTTATGGCAGAATCCATTCAAATTAGTTTGCTATAAATAATTCCCTGCTGTAGCCAGTAATCAGGTTGCAGGaggaaaacacgaaagtctgcagactctaattgaagttaaaacacaatgctggagaaactcagcaggtcaaacagtgtactttatgtagcaaacataaagatacaaaaacaatatttcagacttgagcccttcatcaaggtactgtatgaacaaaatgtagacaaaagtaaatcacaaaattctgtagacaccgtggttgaagtaaaaacacaaaatgctgtagAAGCCCAGCTGTTCAAacaaggcaaagatacagaaccaacgtttcttCATTCCAAGGTGAATCTTGGAAATTGATCACCAGAGTACGAAGGAGTCTCATTGCTGGGTTCATTCCAAGCAGAAATTTCCAGATATTAGTGGATTTGAGGGGTATGAGGATAGGTAAGGAAATGACACCAAGGGAGATCAGCCATGACTGTGCTGAATGGGAGAGCAAGTAAGCTTGAAGAAACAAATGTCCTGTTGTTTATGCTTTCATGTACCGATGGAAACATTTGTCCACattaattttctccaaatgttGAAAATATCCTTTGAAAATCAAATTCTGACACGTTTATGTGTTGAACCTGGCTCACTTTGCAGTAACTAATTTTTCACACAGAAACATAGTTGGACAGTatagaaagaggcccttcagcccaactcatccatgctgactaggTGGCCTACCTGAGCAAGTTCCAATTGCCTGTGTCGTCCCTTATCCCCTTCAAACCTTTCTATCCATGAACCTCCCTAAAAGTTTCTTAAACCTTGGAATTGTAcccacctcaaccacttcctctggcagttcattccactccATCACCCTCTATGTGCAAACTAAAccatctagttttagactctaGCCTGGAAAATGATTAATCTTGTCTGTGCCCCTCCATTTTTCAATATTTCCTATGAGGTTCCCCCTCAACCTCCCACACTTAGTCCCAGAGTATCCACTTTTCTTGTAACTCTCCAGTTGCAGAATTTTTGGCAAGAGGGCAAGTAAATGCCTTCTGTCAGCAATGACTCCAAACAAGTGGTTCCTCTGGATCTTCTTGCCCTTCCTTCTGGGACAGAGTGGTACCTCTGCAGATAACTGCAAACAAATCCTGTGCTAATCTTCAAAGATTAACAGCATAGGTTGCAAGATGTTTTGGGCTGATCTATCAACATTCTCTGTAAAGAGTTGTCCAGGCAATTTGATTAAAGCTGTAACtgcagggaggggagagagtttTGGTGGAAGCCTGGGTAGCTGTAGGGCAAGGGAAATGATGATTCAGTGATCATAATTGGgagtgtttttgaaaatgcagagctgaaggaatTTGGAGATGGAGTTGTTGAGCTGGAGGAGTTTGGAAGTTTTGGGAACCAAGGTTGTGGAGTGGTTGAATACCGAGATGCCATATGTCTGTTACAAAATccggaaatgctggaaataatcagCCCATGTCTCCAGAAAGGAAAACTGGTTTAGTTTGACCTTGTAGGGTCTTCAATCTGAATCATTAATTCATTctcttttcattctcttttcaCTCTTTTCATTCAGTAACCTACTGAATGTTTGCGGTATCTTCCTTGGTCCATAGGGTCTATTTCCATGTTATACGTCTCTGGTCcagattcaagatttaatttgttgtcatgtaataaaacagtatccTTTTACAcggaattgcttttgcctgctgtaaggcaggtaGATTTTCCATTGGCGGAAATGcttcttacagacagagaaagagaagcagagttccCCCAGAGTTCCCAAATGTCCGTAGATTCACTTCCTGTGTTTCCGCAGCTCCACAGCCATACAgagaccagtccaaaccatcggcaactcaaactccagatccgaacctccgacacggtcaggaacccttcggcACCCCCTCACCTCCCAGTTTGGATACCTGGTACAgctagttttgagccagtctccagctgtccccCAACAGTAGTGTGCAGCAACGAatagcctccatgggttcctcaccttgaatcACCAGCTTCCCGCTGAATGTATGGGCCTTTCAACTGCAGTggtccctcactggtctgctgccgtggtcaccatccaggtcatctcctctggttctccttctcagatgaggacgatctccccgttttctggtgccctgcaccggcCCTCcagttccctggagtctgcaacccctcatggctgctgcctatCATAGATTCCGCCATCTTTGGCGCAGACCCTGAggtcacgggattttaaataGAAGTATCGTCGACTCCTTTAGCGGGTCGTTCAAAGTCTATgcggagctgacggcagttgactgggcaATTGAGAGCACCGTGGGAGCGCAGTATCTCCGCTCCTCACTCTCCGTGGGTTTGCGGCAGCACTGCTGTATGGAGATTCTGGCAGCGCCGCAACTTGTCCATGTGGCCCAAGTTGTCTACCTACAATAGCCCGTTAGAGTGTACATTTTCTGTGTTTAATTGCAGATTTCCAGAGTCCATCATTTTCATTTAGTGTATGTTTCAGTTATCAACCTGAAACTTTAACTGGGTTTCTCCGTCCAGTGTGAGATGAGTTGtcattacacaagtacaatgcaCAGACAGAGCAAAATTCTTGCTAACTTCAGGCCCACAAGATATACCAACTACAACAGTACAAATTAAATCACAATATTACCAAGACGGAAAGGGATCATGACTCTGAAAGAATATATACATATTCAtttgttagtgcaagaaaaatatgttgtttcaatagtgcagatagatctttggtcctggagtagtttatgtttAGGGAAGAATGGGGAGGTTAAGAGTTTGATAGCTGGGTTTGatttaaaaactgttcttgaacctagagctgctggtcttcaggtttctggacattcttcctgaaggtggcagtgagaaggggttgtgaccaggttgatgatgttggctgccttctcgaGGCAACGTATCATGTGGATATTTTCAGTAGATAGAAGGTTAGTGTCTGTAATAAACTTGAGTCGGTTTTcaatttctgcagccttctgcattcctgggcaatcGAGTCTACAAGCCAGGCCGTGATGTATatcttccacagtgcacctgcagaagtttgatgtCGTATTCAACATCATGCTAAATCTTCTGGGACATTTTAAGAAGATAAACTAACCAATAATCTAAAGGAGGATACCAAAAGATTTTtcagatatatatataaagagtaaaagaggaaAGAGTGGTCATTGGACCACTGGAAAATGATACTGAAGAACAAAGAAATGGTGGATAAACCAAATAGGaattttgcatcaatcttcactgtaGAATACACCAGTAGTGTGCCAGAAATTTGAGAAATTCTGGGACAGAGGGAATGTAGTTGCTGTCACTAAGGAGAagatgcttgggaagctgaagggaTTGAAAGCGGCCTGGAATGGGCAGACCACAACCCAGGGTTCTGAAAGAGATAGCAGACGAGATTGTGAGCACATTAGTAGTGATCATTCAAGAATTGCTAAAGTCAGGATTGGtttcagaggactggaaaattgtaaatgtctgTACTCAATGAGAAGGCTGGAAACTGTAGACCAATTAGTCTAACTTCAGTAGTTGGCAAAATTCTAGAATCCATTATTATGGATGAGGCTTCATAGTACTTAAAAGCTCATAATAAAGTAGTCCAAAGTCCGCACAGTTTCCTTCAGAagagatcttgcctgacaaatctatttgaattctttgaggaagtaataagAGACAGTCAAAGTAGAGttggtggatgttgtttacatccACTATTTGAAAACTAATTTTCAGAAAGTCTTTGACAGGATGCTGCACATGAGACTGCTTAACAAGTTAGAAACCCATGGTATTACAGGAAAGGTACTAGTGTGGGTAGAAGACTAACTGGCAGCAGCAAtagagtgggaataaaaggggccttttctggctggttgcCGGTGACTCGTGGTGGTCTGCAGTGTTGGCTCTGTTACGACAAGTTGTATGGAAATAATCTGGAAGATGAAATTGGCtttatggccaagtttgcagatgatataaagatgGGTGAAGAGGTGGGTGGTGTTGAGGAAGCAAAGAATATAAAGGAAAAGATGCAAGGCTGAGGCCTTGTGTAGTTTGGGTCAGACCACATTAGCTACATTAATAAAGTGAAATAGAAATGTCGGGGATAATTTATCAAAGCTCTGGCAAGGGGTTCCATGGGGTAGAATGGAATGTTCTGTTGGAGAAAAACCATTGTGGAACTCTATTTTTAGTTATTCCCTCAGGTATATTGGATTAAAATGGTCAAAATGTCTAGCCTCTGATTTTGCTTAAaccttcctttcccctccccacccagggTGTTTCTGCAGCTGGTCAGATTGTCTCCCTGAAACTCTGGCTCATCGATAACCTCGTGGAGAAGATCAATGAAAACCTGCCACCGGGCATTAAAATACTAGGTACGGCCATCTGCTGCGTCATATTGATTGGACagcccactgggagatctctggcCTTCGAGGGTGGGAGGAATATGTAGTTAATAAAGCAAAGAGGGAAGAGCCTGTTTCATTTCATCTGCAGTTGGCTGATTGCTGAAGTTTATTCCTTGGATCCCATCTTTATGTTATTGGGCTTCTGGTGTCTGGATTTATCTGGTTTGCCTACTTTGATTAAACCTAGGGCTGTCGACAATAACTACTTCAAAATCTGTTTACAGATTTTCATGCAAGATCAACCAGGTGCATGTAAAACACATTCCTGAGGAATAGACACCAGGTAGCAGTTTATACCAGTTCGAGGTGAACTCATAACTCTGCTGCTTTAATTGGTGCTATCTTTATAGAGTTTCCATGCTACAGGTGAAGGCTGTTGAGCCTCTTGAACCTGCTCTCTTATCCAGTAAAAGTGGGGCTGATCCTGAACTGCAAGCCCATGTTCCGCCTGATCCCTACTTCCCTTTTAGTCCACAAACATTTTTTGACCTCTGCCTTGTCTAGGTAAGAAGAGACTTCTAAAGGTATTGGTGGTGTCTCTCCAATCCTACAGTCCTAGCCTGAGTTTGTAGACTGGAGAGCACCTGGTTGAttgaaccaacatttcagtctaAAATGTTAACGGTGAACTTTTGGTCTTTGGTTGTGCCTTTGCAAATGAATGTTCTGGGACTGTTGTCAGGTCAACAGGTACAACGATGTTACTTTGATCATAATGTCTCCTGATCATAGGTCATTTCTTTAACCTCTGCTGCATTTGCCATGCCAGATGTTTCTTCATTAATTCTTGCTCCACCTATCAGGAAAATGTGGTGTGCTGCccataccttgaggaaaggctcaagcctgaaatgttggttgtacaGTATGTTTCCTTGTATCTGAAAAGCTTGGGACGCGATGGTTTTcgcttattgtttttttttacagttaacAGAATGATGGCTTTAAGTATGGTTAACAATGGCAGGCTTTtcgagcatgaaataatgtttaatacgtACCAAAAAACAACTTAATCTCCTTTTCACTGACATCCATAATGCTATCTGCAGACCTTTTTGCCATTTCCAACTATATCTTTGGACAGTACACGAGAGGTCTGTTGTTATGAAAATGGCACCAACAGATTGTCAGAGCCCTTCATGGGTAAGTCGGGTgatcaatttttttcaacttgtgacgccATGTTGGCATTGCAAAAAAGTTTGGTTAATGGATCATTTTGGTTAACAAAACTTCAGATAAGGGAAAACATtctgtacatctttacctccaatggatgctgtgagactttgcctccagaatttttgtttttactacaatcacagcatgcaTTGGAGGTTAGTGTTTCACTTCTGCCCAATGTTGTGCTCTGGAGCAATAAAACTGGGAATTGCTCTCAACCATACCCAATCCCACCCGACACCATGACGAGTGTTTTAGACTGAAATTTTCATTCTACCTTGCCCCCATAACTCTGTCAGCTGTCTTCACAGGTAGGATCTTGGAAACCTGGAATGTTATCAGTCTCTCCCCAGTTTATGAGGGGTTTCTGATCTGAAATTTGTGTGTTAATTTTCCAGTTCCTACCTGGGCTAGAGTTGAAGTGAGACTTGGTAGATGGTGCTACAAGAACCTCTTGTCTCAGTGTAATTTCCTTGTAGTGGCTCCTGTCTTCAGCTttgttcctgatttatttctctatctatctctttcctcctccccccccccccccccccacctcttccagGACTGAAAAGAGTAACTGGGAGATTCAACTCAAAGAACACCTGTGATGCCCGCACCTACTTTTACATGCTGCCCACATTTGCATTTGCACACAAGGACTTTGATCGACAGAATGAGGAGTTCCGCCTGAGCATTGAGGCTCTTGGAAACGTCAACAAGCTGTTGGGCTGCTACAAGGGAACCCACAACTTCCATAACTTTACATCTGGGAAGGGTCCGAGAGACCCCAGTGCCAAGCGTTACATAATGGAGATGTTTTGTGAAGATCCATTTGTGAGGCAGGGCATGGAATTTTCTGTCCTGAAGGTCAAGG of the Narcine bancroftii isolate sNarBan1 chromosome 4, sNarBan1.hap1, whole genome shotgun sequence genome contains:
- the pus1 gene encoding pseudouridylate synthase 1 homolog; the protein is MRCIRLLLHCIGAASRCGVGGRGRLALRGFGRLVSQPLSRVHQALGFRYGAVGRQRGMAGVEQGLEAGSCGEQGLEAGSCGEQGLEAGSCGEQGLEAGSCGEQGLEAGSCGEQGLEAGSCGEQGLEAGSCGEQGLEAGSCGEQNGKRQRVVGLESPTVKRLKEEAGEQPRKSPKRKVVLLVAYSGKGYHGMQRNVGSAQFKTIEDELVKALVKAGCIPENHGNDMRKMAFQRCARTDKGVSAAGQIVSLKLWLIDNLVEKINENLPPGIKILGLKRVTGRFNSKNTCDARTYFYMLPTFAFAHKDFDRQNEEFRLSIEALGNVNKLLGCYKGTHNFHNFTSGKGPRDPSAKRYIMEMFCEDPFVRQGMEFSVLKVKGQSFMMHQIRKMIGLVIAIVQGYAPASVMDQSWGEEKVDVPKAPGLGLVLDTVHFEKYNNRFGNDGVHEALQWTDVEEQILAFKEDHIYPTIIRTEIEEQSMANWLSTLPIHDFTATASGVQLNENHSKTTKEELDDGSDATGSD